A stretch of the Panicum virgatum strain AP13 chromosome 9N, P.virgatum_v5, whole genome shotgun sequence genome encodes the following:
- the LOC120691559 gene encoding myb family transcription factor PHL12-like, producing the protein MSTNKPTQKNDVTIMSSMLASRIICAMQPTKSYLQWSDDLHMIFVKAVAYQGGPHEAKPTALKETMEAMGVRGLTIQNIKSHLQRYREKCELGAEAPAVKVPGTTSLCKEALNQASKILMDTDAVMLEMEIVNNFLMDDIEMVDNNFSVDRVQMMEKELMDAIQVVYSHNDNEANFSCPQLIEHNSQHPQTVIDEYTADLANYAFGHL; encoded by the exons ATGTCCACGAACAAACCAACACAGAAGAATGATGTTACTATCATGTCAAGCATGCTGGCTTCTCGCATTATCTGCGCAATGCAGCCGACAAAGAGTTACTTGCAGTGGTCTGATGATCTCCATATGATCTTTGTGAAAGCTGTGGCGTATCAAGGAGGTCCCCATG AAGCTAAACCAACTGCACTGAAGGAGACGATGGAAGCTATGGGAGTCAGGGGCCTTACAATCCAAAACATCAAGAGTCACCTCCAG AGGTACAGGGAGAAGTGTGAATTAGGTGCTGAAGCTCCTGCTGTTAAAGTGCCAGGCACCACATCACTTTGCAAGGAAGCACTTAATCA GGCGTCTAAGATACTGATGGACACTGATGCAGTTATGTTGGAAATGGAG ATAGTGAACAATTTCCTTATGGATGACATAGAG ATGGTTGATAACAACTTTTCTGTGGACCGGGTGCAG ATGATGGAGAAGGAGCTGATGGATGCAATCCAGGTTGTGTACAGTCACAATGACAATGAAGCTAATTTTTCGTGTCCGCAGTTGATCGAGCACAACTCGCAGCATCCGCAGACTGTGATTGATGAGTACACAGCTGACTTGGCCAATTATGCATTTGGCCATCTGTGA
- the LOC120691558 gene encoding chlorophyll(ide) b reductase NOL, chloroplastic-like, with amino-acid sequence MAASAAAHLPLRAPMRVGAAPSRPSAAAVAGLRGRPERCGLAAAPRGGRGLGGVRADAVSGGGGGGGGGGGPRETMLPPYNVLITGSTKGIGYALARKFLEAGDNVVICSRSAEKVESVVSDLKRVYGEQHVWGTVCDVRDGKDVKALVEFARDKLKHIDIWINNAGSNAYTYKPLVETSDEALMEIITTNTLGLMICCREAINMMRNQPRGGHIFNLDGAGSDGRPTPRFAAYGATKRSVVHLTKSLQAELQMNEVNNVMVHNLSPGMVTTDLLMSGATTKQAKFFINILAEPPDVVADYLVPNIREIPSNQSMKPTYIRFLTGLKAYSRIFSRLAFGARRNKYVTED; translated from the exons ATGgccgcaagcgccgccgcccacctcccGCTCCGGGCCCCCATGCGCGTGGGCGCCGCGCCGTCCCggccatccgccgccgctgtggcggggctccgcggccggccggagcggTGCGGGCTAGCGGCCGCGCCGAGAGGCGGGCGGGGACTTGGCGGGGTGCGGGCGGATGCTGtgtcaggcggcggcggcggcggcggcggcggaggggggccGAGGGAGACCATGCTGCCGCCTTACAATGTCCTCATCACGGGCTCAACGAAAG GTATAGGATACGCGTTGGCAAGGAAGTTTCTGGAGGCTGGTGATAATGTTGTAATCTGCTCAAGATCAG CTGAAAAGGTTGAATCTGTGGTCAGTGACTTGAAAAGGGTATACGGAGAGCAACATGTGTGG GGAACTGTCTGTGATGTTAGAGATGGAAAGGATGTAAAGGCACTTGTGGAGTTTGCACGTGACAAGCTTAAGCATATTGATATATGG ATCAACAATGCTGGATCAAATGCATATACATACAAACCACTGGTGGAAACCTCTGATGAGGCTCTCAT GGAAATTATCACCACCAACACCCTTGGATTGATGATATGTTGTCGTGAG GCAATAAACATGATGCGGAACCAACCTCGAGGTGGTCACATATTTAACCTTGATGGTGCTGGTTCTGATGGAAGGCCGACTCCAAG GTTTGCTGCATATGGTGCAACAAAGCGAAGTGTTGTGCATCTTACAAAGTCATTACAG GCTGAGTTGCAGATGAATGAAGTGAATAATGTGATGGTGCACAACTTATCA CCTGGCATGGTCACAACAGATCTTCTTATGTCTGGCGCTACTACAAAACAA GCCAAATTTTTCATCAATATATTAGCTGAACCTCCTGATGTG GTTGCAGACTACCTTGTTCCAAACATCAGAGAAATCCCTAGCAACCAATCCATGAAGCCAACCTACATTCGGTTTCTCACAGGCTTGAAAGCCTACTCAAGAATTTTCTCA AGACTTGCTTTTGGTGCTCGAAGAAACAAGTATGTTACTGAGGATTAG